A stretch of Mycobacterium sp. ITM-2016-00316 DNA encodes these proteins:
- the mbtM gene encoding long-chain-fatty acid--ACP ligase MbtM encodes MVNPLASALAASLTASANDLVLLADGHWNRHPWPEIYARAENVADFLLNEDIRCLGLVGEPTPELISSVIGAFLAGAAVSILPGPIRGADTTQWARATQARFRGISAGRVGSQGAYLEKLSTAGESPDIVDLTTVAHPRRSTGFRLPGRDAPVAIMQGTAGSTGTPKTVQLPPAAVLANLSGLNDRIGVGPRDVGCSWLPLYHDMGLSFLLSGALAGTDVWQAPTTAFQASPFRWLNWLSESGASVTAAPNMAYGMIGKYSRRVTDVDLSALRFALNGGEPVDCELTERFATEMARFGFSAGALSPSYGLAESTCAVTVPVPGVGMRIDETVFTTEDGTAPRRHAILGAAIAGMEVRIEPYENAATEVADRELGEIAIRGTSMFSGYLGEASRTADEWFRTGDLGYFVDGGLVVCGRAKEIITVAGRNIFPAEVERIAALVPGVREGAVVAVGVGEGSIRPGLVVTAEFRGPDEPGARAALMQQVASGCGVVPADVVFVKPGTLPRTSSGKLRRLEVKRGLEVAAGG; translated from the coding sequence ATGGTGAACCCTCTGGCGTCCGCGCTGGCCGCGTCGTTGACCGCCAGTGCCAACGATCTGGTCCTGCTCGCGGACGGCCACTGGAACCGCCATCCCTGGCCCGAGATCTACGCGCGCGCGGAGAATGTCGCCGACTTTCTGCTCAACGAGGACATCCGCTGCCTGGGTCTGGTCGGTGAGCCGACCCCGGAACTGATCTCCTCGGTGATCGGCGCATTCCTGGCCGGCGCGGCGGTGTCGATCCTGCCGGGACCCATCCGGGGTGCCGACACCACCCAGTGGGCACGCGCCACCCAGGCCCGGTTCCGCGGCATCTCCGCCGGGCGCGTCGGCAGCCAGGGCGCCTATCTGGAAAAGCTCTCCACCGCAGGCGAGTCGCCGGATATCGTCGACCTCACGACAGTCGCACATCCGCGACGGTCCACAGGCTTCCGATTGCCTGGCCGGGACGCTCCGGTAGCGATCATGCAGGGCACGGCGGGCTCGACCGGCACGCCCAAGACCGTGCAACTGCCGCCCGCGGCGGTGCTGGCCAATCTGAGCGGACTCAACGACCGGATCGGGGTCGGTCCCCGCGACGTCGGATGCTCCTGGCTGCCGCTCTATCACGATATGGGCCTGAGCTTTCTGCTCTCCGGGGCGCTGGCCGGCACCGACGTCTGGCAGGCGCCCACCACGGCGTTCCAGGCCTCACCGTTCCGCTGGCTGAATTGGCTGTCCGAGAGCGGAGCGTCGGTCACCGCGGCACCGAACATGGCCTACGGCATGATCGGGAAGTACTCCCGGCGGGTCACCGATGTCGATCTGTCGGCGCTGCGCTTCGCGCTCAACGGCGGCGAACCCGTCGACTGCGAGCTCACCGAGCGCTTCGCCACCGAGATGGCCCGCTTCGGCTTCTCCGCGGGCGCACTGTCGCCGTCCTACGGACTGGCCGAATCCACTTGTGCGGTAACGGTTCCGGTACCGGGTGTCGGTATGCGCATCGATGAGACGGTGTTCACGACCGAGGACGGCACCGCGCCGCGCCGGCACGCCATCCTCGGTGCGGCCATCGCCGGGATGGAAGTCCGCATCGAACCGTATGAGAACGCCGCCACCGAGGTCGCCGACCGTGAGCTCGGCGAGATCGCGATCCGTGGCACATCCATGTTCTCCGGCTACCTCGGCGAGGCCTCCCGCACCGCCGACGAATGGTTCCGCACAGGCGATCTGGGCTACTTCGTCGATGGCGGCCTGGTGGTGTGCGGACGCGCCAAGGAGATCATCACGGTGGCCGGCCGCAACATCTTCCCGGCCGAGGTCGAGCGGATCGCGGCCCTGGTCCCCGGGGTGCGCGAGGGTGCGGTGGTGGCCGTGGGCGTCGGTGAGGGCTCCATCCGCCCCGGCCTGGTCGTCACCGCCGAGTTCCGTGGCCCGGACGAACCCGGCGCCCGCGCCGCACTGATGCAGCAAGTGGCCTCGGGGTGCGGTGTTGTTCCCGCCGATGTGGTGTTCGTCAAACCCGGCACGCTGCCCAGGACGTCGTCGGGCAAGCTGCGCAGGCTCGAAGTCAAACGTGGCCTCGAGGTCGCCGCCGGCGGCTAG
- a CDS encoding DUF732 domain-containing protein: MHRSLFGGLTALTVASAALLGAAPAGADPQTERAYVNALTSAGIIPEFYTAPAALTSAQSLCRIMGTGVSQLAVVDNVMASDSVPEDVASFVVGTATVAFCPWHSMNN; the protein is encoded by the coding sequence ATGCACAGAAGTCTGTTCGGCGGCCTGACCGCCCTCACCGTGGCGTCGGCTGCGCTACTCGGTGCGGCGCCCGCCGGAGCCGATCCGCAGACCGAACGTGCCTATGTCAATGCGCTGACCAGTGCCGGCATCATTCCCGAGTTCTATACCGCACCCGCGGCGCTGACGAGCGCACAGAGCCTGTGCCGCATCATGGGCACCGGCGTCAGCCAACTCGCGGTGGTCGACAACGTGATGGCATCGGACTCGGTGCCCGAGGATGTCGCATCGTTCGTGGTGGGTACCGCCACGGTGGCGTTCTGTCCCTGGCATTCGATGAACAACTAG
- a CDS encoding CocE/NonD family hydrolase has protein sequence MASTVETRPGPIVRLVTRVTRSRLGLPRPAGGYRMTRDLAVPMRDGVRLLTDLYTPVTDPSGTVLIRTPYGRANLPATVTAGIYAERGYRVVMQSVRGTFGSEGHFEPGVAEADDAADTVAWMRDQPWFGGEFATVGSSYLGFTQWALLADPPAELSTSVIGMAPHDFAESGWSTGAFALADFLTWSFQVARQEDGGTLRTVLRMVTVPWRLKRPLSTVPLSRAGAKMLKGRAPWHESWLRTPDLSDPYWRPSRLGHALQRVNTPVLLVTGWQDVFLTQTLDQYRQLEDRGVRPSLVIGPWSHGDGGGDVLRDSLRWLDGERPAGVRVHVTGGGEWRELPAWPPPAGQRVLHLRPRARLGAESAPVGAAVARFVFDPADPTPTVGGRLLFAPRGYRDDTALAARGDVVTFTGPALDAPLEVVGVPRIELAHSTDTGWADVWVRISEVDADGRSRNVSDGYVSRAPGDQGMLALDLDPIAHRFAAGSRIRVSIAGGSHPRFARNPGTGEPVWSASRLLRATHEIGPGSRLILPVPE, from the coding sequence ATGGCGAGCACTGTGGAGACCCGGCCCGGCCCGATCGTACGGCTGGTCACCCGCGTGACCCGCAGCCGGCTGGGGCTGCCCCGGCCCGCCGGCGGGTACCGGATGACCCGCGATCTGGCGGTACCGATGCGCGATGGTGTCCGGCTGCTCACCGACCTGTACACGCCGGTGACCGACCCGTCCGGCACGGTGTTGATCCGCACCCCCTACGGGCGGGCCAACCTGCCGGCGACGGTGACCGCCGGGATCTACGCCGAGCGCGGCTATCGCGTCGTGATGCAAAGCGTGCGGGGAACTTTCGGCTCGGAAGGGCATTTCGAGCCGGGAGTCGCCGAAGCCGACGATGCTGCCGACACGGTGGCCTGGATGCGTGACCAGCCCTGGTTCGGCGGTGAGTTCGCCACCGTCGGCTCGTCCTATCTGGGCTTCACCCAGTGGGCGCTGCTGGCCGACCCGCCTGCCGAACTGAGCACCTCGGTGATCGGCATGGCCCCGCACGACTTCGCCGAATCCGGCTGGAGCACAGGTGCATTCGCCCTCGCCGATTTCCTGACCTGGAGTTTCCAGGTGGCCCGGCAGGAAGACGGCGGCACGTTGCGCACCGTGTTGCGGATGGTGACGGTGCCCTGGCGGCTCAAACGCCCGCTGAGCACCGTGCCGCTGAGCCGGGCCGGCGCGAAGATGCTGAAGGGCCGCGCCCCGTGGCACGAGTCCTGGCTGCGCACCCCGGACCTGTCCGACCCGTACTGGCGGCCGAGCCGGCTCGGCCATGCGCTGCAGCGGGTCAACACCCCGGTGCTGCTGGTCACCGGTTGGCAGGACGTCTTCCTGACCCAGACCCTCGATCAGTACCGGCAGCTGGAAGACCGCGGCGTGCGGCCGTCGCTGGTGATCGGTCCGTGGAGCCACGGCGACGGTGGCGGCGATGTGCTGCGCGATTCGTTGCGTTGGCTGGACGGGGAACGCCCCGCGGGGGTGCGGGTCCACGTCACCGGCGGCGGGGAATGGCGCGAGCTGCCGGCCTGGCCGCCGCCCGCCGGGCAACGGGTGTTGCACCTGCGGCCGCGGGCCAGGCTCGGCGCGGAATCCGCGCCGGTCGGCGCCGCCGTGGCCCGGTTCGTGTTCGACCCGGCGGATCCGACGCCGACCGTCGGCGGACGGCTGCTGTTCGCTCCGCGCGGCTACCGAGACGACACCGCGCTCGCGGCCCGCGGCGACGTCGTCACCTTCACCGGCCCGGCACTCGATGCACCGCTGGAGGTGGTCGGGGTACCGCGAATCGAGTTGGCGCACAGCACCGATACCGGATGGGCCGATGTGTGGGTGCGGATCAGCGAGGTGGATGCCGACGGCCGTTCCCGCAATGTCAGCGACGGCTACGTCAGCCGGGCGCCGGGCGATCAGGGGATGCTGGCGCTGGATCTCGACCCGATCGCGCACCGCTTCGCTGCCGGCTCCCGCATCCGGGTATCGATCGCGGGCGGGTCGCATCCGCGGTTCGCCCGCAACCCCGGCACCGGCGAGCCGGTGTGGTCGGCGTCGCGGCTGCTGCGCGCCACGCACGAGATCGGCCCGGGCTCGCGGCTGATCCTGCCCGTCCCCGAGTGA